The following proteins come from a genomic window of Thermodesulforhabdus norvegica:
- a CDS encoding EF-Tu/IF-2/RF-3 family GTPase — translation EVRELLSTYGFPGDEVPVVKGSALKALEADDPDSEDARCIFELMDAIDNYIPEPVRDVDKPFLMPIEDVFSISGRGTVVTGRVERGVIRVGDEVEIVGFGPTIKTVCTGVEMFRKVLDEGRAGDNIGILLRGVKRDEVERGQVVAKPGSITPHTKFRAEVYVLKKEEGGRHTPFFSGYRPQFYFRTTDVTGTIKLPEGVEMVMPGDNVNMEVELITPVALEKELRFAIREGGRTVGAGVITEIIE, via the coding sequence TGGAGGTTCGGGAGTTGTTGAGCACCTATGGTTTTCCTGGTGATGAGGTTCCAGTGGTGAAGGGTTCTGCGTTGAAGGCGTTGGAGGCGGATGATCCTGATAGTGAGGATGCGCGTTGTATATTTGAGTTGATGGATGCGATAGACAATTACATACCGGAGCCTGTGCGTGATGTGGACAAGCCTTTTTTGATGCCGATAGAGGATGTGTTTTCGATAAGCGGTCGGGGGACGGTGGTTACTGGTAGGGTGGAGCGAGGTGTGATCAGGGTTGGAGATGAGGTGGAGATAGTAGGTTTTGGACCGACGATAAAGACGGTTTGTACTGGTGTGGAGATGTTTCGTAAGGTTTTGGATGAGGGGCGAGCTGGTGATAACATAGGTATATTGCTTCGTGGTGTGAAGAGGGATGAGGTTGAGCGTGGTCAGGTGGTGGCGAAGCCTGGTAGTATAACGCCTCATACGAAGTTTAGGGCTGAGGTGTATGTATTGAAGAAGGAGGAGGGTGGTAGGCATACGCCCTTTTTTAGTGGTTACAGGCCGCAGTTTTATTTTCGGACGACCGATGTGACGGGGACGATTAAGTTGCCTGAGGGTGTGGAGATGGTGATGCCGGGAGATAATGTGAACATGGAGGTTGAGCTTATTACGCCCGTTGCTTTGGAGAAGGAGCTTCGATTTGCAATTCGTGAAGGCGGTAGAACAGTAGGCGCCGGAGTAATTACGGAGA